The Chlorocebus sabaeus isolate Y175 chromosome 18, mChlSab1.0.hap1, whole genome shotgun sequence sequence ttgaTCTATAATTTGTATCATACCTGGCTTCTTGATACGATTTGAGAtgcattttatgtaaataaaatatgaacatgTAGTTATAATTGGAGATAAATGAGCAATCAGAAGTCAGAGATAGGCAGACGATtaacagaaactcaaaagaatcaCTGAATAAAAATGGCatcagaaatacatatatttttactatGCTGAATCATTGTTGCTACCATAAAAAAAGACAgtcaatataaatgtattttattatggaattattatttctttcctattCTGAGTCTTCTAATAATGGGTCATTATATAGTTTTCTTACATAGTATGTAGCATCTTTTgattagtcctttttttttttttagggaaaatgggcaatttttcttaaacatatttCAGATAGATTAGCTTATATTTCCctgaattttaaatatgcataaacCAAGTAGAAATGTCTTAGAATTTCCTTTACTTGTGTATTTGTATCTCAGAAGCCAGTAGAATTTACACTCTTAGCAGTATTTATTGTATATGATTTACATGTGAGATGTTTACAGTTTCTGGGCTTACTGAGGCCTAAAGTTAAgttcattgttttatttacttttttgatatttaatgagctttctctctttctctccctaccCCCtcgccttttatttatttatttttggttgtcGTTTGTTAGGGATTTTCAATTTGGCCATATGGATGGAAATGACTACATAAATACCTTGCTGATGGAGTAAGTAAAATGCTGAATGATTTTGCTATCAAatcttaatattattaaatttgtttCTGAGATACAGGTAGAAGGATTAAGTAGCTGGAAAAAAGCAAACAGTTGACTTATTCAGATACAGATATTCTcccattaaatattttactttagtttTCAAATTCTGTATTCGAAACTTACTGACTTTAATATTGGTctatagtaaaaaaagaaaaattatctcctGATTTAATGTTTTCTCGTATTCTGAAAAGAAGCCATTTTTCCAAATCTTGTAAATTTCATAGCTTCTGCTTAATACATACCTTGAGAAGTTCAGTTTTAATAGGCAATGTAActattaaatagaaaatgtttaGCTTCAAAAACTAATTgttctagaatttattttaatagaccaataactttgtaagaaaatgtgcaattttaaaatttttatctgtttaaaattatgtaaagactattaaatagaaaatgtttaGCATTCAAAAACTAATTGTTCTAGAATTTATTTTAGTAGACTAAATTCGTAGGAAAAtatgcagttttaaaataatttttatctaaaattatGATATAAAGATTTAATTTGCCATTTCACAAGACTGATATTAGAAAACATTTACCAAACCCTGTACTGAATTAATAAATTTGGAACAAGAACCCACTCTATTCAGTGAACATTTAGTGAGTATTTACTGTATGTTGTACGCTGTTAAACACTGCTGATGGAAAAACGAATAGAGTTCCTGTCTTCAAATGCTTATAGTCCACTGGATAAGACCACAGATGTTAATTACAGAACTGTATGAAAAGATCTATGTAGGACAGGGCTCTGGAACATAGAGACACTTTCCCACCCTCagcccccgccacacacacacacacacacacacacacacacacccctgcacccAGTACACACTAAGGTGGAAGGGCTCAAGAAATGTTTTCTGGAAGAGGCAATAATGAAGAAACGTCTAAAGAGTGAGAAGTTAGGCAGAACATAATAGCAAGTATGACAGGGCTTAGGAGAGGGCTAGAGAAATAAGCTAGCCTCTAAATGAAGATGGGGAGATCTCACTAGAGACACACTAACTCTTAGCCGCATTGAGGGCCCAGTGGAAGTTCAACAACACGATGCTGTGTTGGTTTTCTCTCACTTTGCTTAGTATCATAGATCTAGCAAATGCCTTCATTCGTTATTGCAATATATTAGATTATtttgatgttttctattttctaagtAAGAACACTGAGCGAGGAAGGGGGTGAACTTACAAATCCAAGGTAACATTCATCATTTTCAGCTAAAATCTTGAAATATAATTAGCATCACCTTACTTCATTTATTGTCCCTCTCATTTCAGTAAGAACTTAAGAGGATTTGCCAAAGATTAAAGTACCAGATGTAGGATATGATGAAGaatcaagacaaagaaaaagtatCTATACAATTATTAAAGGGactgttgacccttgaacaacatgagtttgaaTTGTGCAGATCCACccataggaattttttttcaatacatatattgtaaaacttttttgagatttttgaTAATTTGAAAAGACTTAAAGATGAATTGCATATCctagaaataccaaaaaaaattaagaaaaagctatgtcatgaatgcataaaataaatactaGGTCTGTTTGATCATTTTCTACCATAAAATAAGCacaaatttattaaatatcttctgtaattATAGCTACTGAGATATAAATGAATATCAGAATACTTTGCTGTGTTTAATctatattttgatttgtttttatattttcagtgaaGTGACAGTTCCAACTGTAGTTGTACTGAATACTTCCAACCAACAATATTTCTTGCTGGATAGACAGATTAAGAATGTTGAAGACATGGTCCAgtttattaataacattttggATGGCACAGTAGAAGTAAGTTGTTCACTTCTGTTTCAAAGGGATGATGGACAGTGGGTAGAGGAGAAGCTAGTTCATTTCTTCTGATTCTGAAAAGAATAGTTGGCCGTCACCCAGAGTAGAGGGCTGGACCTGCATACATTGCTTCTGTCCAATTATAGACAGAATAGAGTTATATTCTCCCAGATACAGAAGGTTCTTCTATGGCAGAGGTTGCTAAAAGATGGAAATGTCCTTTTAGGGGTTATTTGGAGGATATTATTTGGTTGTCACGGTGATGGGGAGGTGCTGTTGGCATTTAAGGTTGAGGGCTAGGGATGCTAGGAGGTCTGCATTGTGTGGGATAATCTTAATAGTGACCTTACCTGTCTGTTAGTATGTTTCTAGGTCCAAAAAGTACAATTGGATTAAGTTGTTAGGATTGGTTTTCTAAGACAATCTGCAAATAAGACCACAAGTTCtcaagaaatgaggaaatgtatTGAGAATAAAAGCTCCCATGGAGAGTTCTAGACTTAATCctataaaatatttctcagaaataagtgaatggatagtcttaattttatatttttttcctacaaacTTTAActgcagtgtttttcaaactgtgaATTGCAACCTGTATTAGAAAGTCGTGAAACCACTGCAAGTCACAACCAGGTTGTGACCAGCATGCATCTTAATGCAATAGactagaataaaattttaaaagaaagagccttcatttttttgtgtgaaatttaattactattttttgagagttgtttgagttttacacaaactttatataaaatttgCTCACAGAATAACAAACATAACTACTTTCAGTCAAGGTGAAGaagtttgaaaaacactcttAATCAAATAGtaagatttttgaaaataatttgttgaAATGAAACTCACCTATATaatcacacttttatttttaagctagTGGAATGCAACTCAGATTATTTAACAACAGATTTTATTGTCTCATAGAGCTTGGAAATGTGAAAAATGAGCCAGGTTGCAAGTATGACTGAATACAGGATTTGATTGATTTTCATCaggaatttttctctctcttcctttcacttaTCTGAGTAGCTTCCTTTGCTACTCTCCCTGCACAGTAGCAAAGGTATCCTGCAGCTCTGGTTTTGCAGTCCCGGCTAAACTCAAAAGCTGGTTAGGCTGTACTCAGGGGTGAGTGAGCTTCAGCCAAGCTACGTGGGTTACGAATAGAGGAGGAGGAATGTTTTAGAGTAGAATCAGGGTGAGTTAACACAAGCAGGCAGGAGGAATGCTGGAcatgaaacagacaaaaaacaacaacattaaaTGTTTACCACATGGCCTTTTCAGGTGATTATGTAATATTTTGGAGTCAACCATTTGGCCTGCGATTACAAGGTTATGTAACACCAAATAAATGAAGTAATAGTacttaagtaatttattttttttttgctttgtttgaagGCCCAAGGAGGTGATAGCATTTTGCAGAGATTGAAAAGAATAGTATTTGATGCCAAATCTACTATTGTGGTAAGTTGTGACAGTTTATGTCATTGATAATGAAGACGATATAGGTTCTTTATGTCCAACTGTGTTAATGTTAAAAATCTGAGTTTGACAAGATTAGGtcaaaatatgtctttttaatttGCAGGATATGACTAGTCAGTgtttaagaaaatatgttcatTAGGTGGAAATTGTTTCTAATTATATGATTGATGAGTTAAAACTAAAATTCAGAATCAATTAACTTAATATAacttaaaagattttatttctgcaACCTATCATGTAAACTTTTTACTTAGTAATTTCCATGATTTGTTGAAAGTGTGGATAATAGGAAATTTTTAGTTCCATTACGTGCTGTCTTCTGTAAATTGGTCATTTTTCTTGAAGAAAACGATGTGTGCTGGGAagtcactttttattttgcaggagtcaaaataaaattttaggtcTTAAAGTTTTAAACATCCCTGTTAATTCTGTTATTTTCCCTAGTTGGTAAATAATTAAGATCATTTACAgatgtttttccttcttccctttttctctccttcctttgtttttgtttttattctttttatagaaGACTTTAAATGTGGAATTAAAATGTAATGGATCAAATCCTTTCTAACAGTGtttactttcatttgtttgtcCCAGTGTTTATTCACAGTTGTTATATGTAAGTAGAATATCAACACTGGTAGATGAATTGACATGTCTGCCCCTAATTACCTGTCTCttactttctaaatatatttccttgactTCACTGTCACCTCGTACCTGATTATTTCTGCCATTctaatttcctcttcctttcactCTATCAAACTAATTAGATCAGTTGATGTATTTCCCCTGGATTTCTTTGAAGCATCCCTTCCTTAATATTCTCCTTTCCGTGCTGCTGTGAGTATCACTACTCCCCTGCTCCTGCCCCATCTTTCCAGTCAGTGTTTCTCAGCatccctttcctctctttcctctttgcaGTCCTTGAATCTGAACCTTCTTGCTTGAAACTCTTAAGAAATTGTTCTTCCTCTCCCAGCTTTAACTGTCAATCAACTTGACAGTGGAGGAATTCCTACATTTGTTTGAGCCCTAAACTTAATTCCTGTTGTCCTTCTTGAGCTATTACATGGGCATTTTCATTCATTGTGGCCCAAAGCAATCATGAAAATGTAGCTGACATTTATTGGTTAGAAGTAAATTCTGGgagtcttttcttttccttgcatAGTATCCTTCAGTTTGTTGTGTTTTCCTGTTGCCACAAGCATGGATTGGGCCCTAATCACATTCTGTGTCGCTGCTGCTCTTTTTCACCTGGTTTCCATACTTCCACTTGCCCAGTCTCCAATCTATATTGTATTCCACTACACAATTAATATTACTAAAATAATCGATTTTGAtcactttccttcccttttccaggGGTGTACATCAGAATACTCTGTCTGTCTAAAGTATTTTCCTCATTGGTTTTTTGAATATTAGCTTTTGCTGATGCAAATTGCCTATTGCTCACCTGTCTCATATCCTGCCTCCTTCTCACTCATCCTTAATTTCCTACCTGAAACAATCTTTATTCTGTGAAACTTGCTTTTCTTACCTCAATCCAAAgtgatctttttcttctctgaacttGTCTATGTTCTCAAGTTATCATTGCAATTCATGCAGTATATTCTAGTTGAAAACCCTATTCATTAAAATTACTCTTACTTTTCTGGGCGCTATGAACACAGTATGTACATTGAGGGAAATTAGTCCATGAAGCTTTACTGCTAACCAgataagtaaaaaatattaaaaatgccaTGTGAAGAGAATATGTGTGTACCCTCTTTGTGGTAAATAACCCAGCCTTCTCCATAAGCAGATTCCTGTAGTTCAGGAAACAACTCTAAAGCTGCTGGTTGCACATAGCAAGCATCTTAAAGAGACCTTTGTGGTTAGTGTGAGAAAAATCAGTGTCTTTAGGAAAGGCTATAGAATATTTGATGCCTTTTTCTCCTGCTGATAGCTGGTTCTACACACACATgcgtatgtatgtgcatatagaAATCAtatctcttaacagtgtctttaaCATGGTAGTTACTGCTGAAATTACTGACTTTGATTCATTGGAACTAAAAACAAGTTGACTAGCAACAAGAGAAATCTATAGTGGTTTCAAGTTCATGTCATGCTTTATATATCAGAATTGCATACGAAGGGAACTGAGTTTTAATTCTCTTTCCACAGTCTATATTCAAGAGCTCACCACTGATGGGCTGCTTTCTCTTTGGCCTGCCACTGGGTGTCATCAGTATCATGTGCTATGGAATCTACACAGCCGACACAGATGGAGGTTATATAGAAGAACGATATGAAGTGtctaaaagtgaaaatgaaaaccaagaaCAGATAGAAGAGAGCAAAGAACAGCAGGAGCCTAGCAGCGGAGGATCTGTAGTGCCTACAGTGCAGGAGCCCAAGgatgtattagaaaagaagaaagattgagACTTGattactataaaatatttgatagGACTTCAAATTATTAAAGAGTCTATTTATTGAATTTAGACATTTAATCATGATCTTTACAGAAAAGAAcatgttatttgtattttgctaATATCAACTGCATGGATTAAAGTAGTCCCTCCATACGTGGGGAAGTGTTTGGAGCAAAGAGATGAACAGTTTGTCTGAAACAAACACAGAGCACTCCATCAAAATTTACCTGATATTTGTGATTAGAACAGATCAGTTCTATTTGCATGTTTCTCTATCTGAATATTCTGTGACAAAAAGTTAAGATTCTTGGGCAGAATATTTAAATTGGTGAGTCAGGTAGAAGATACATGTGTGATATAGAAAAGTAATGCCTCCCCTGCTGCCATTCATTTGCCTCATATATTTTGGACAATATTTATATGGACAAAAGTAAGTCTTTAAAATTTAGGCACTTTAAAGAGAACTAATAACTTTTTCCATGTATCAAATTAAGATTGAGGTTAAAAATAACGTGGTTTTATATAGCatagtgattttattttgttagttatttttaaaggagaagaaatgttactttttaactttatactCAGTTGCATTATCATAAAATTTTCATATGGACCTAGATAATGGGGAAAAAAGTCTTGTGATTGACTTTCACAACATGAACAGGGTTTACTGAGAGTAGAGGTCTCAACCCATTCCTTGGATTACTCTTAACGAGTATTTCATCTGTCATTGTAGGTTGGGAAGGGTCTCTATTAATCCTACCCTGCTTTAGCCAGAACAGCctagtattttatttctattttatatattgagATTTCTTCTAACATTTCCTTTGATAAAAATCTTCTGCTTTTTGAAAAGTAGTATGtatcatatttttatgtttacagTGTGTTAACTTTATGGTAACTTATACTCCAGAATACGTATGTTTGTACCCACAGACACGTAAAGTTTATTGACGCATCTATTATGTAATGCTGTAGACCTGTCCGTGTCTGTTTCATAATGAATAATGAGTGACATCAGCATGTCCAGTGACAAGTCACATCCAGTGGGAAAAAAGTGATCAGCCGGTTACCTTCTCCATTTCCTTAGTTCTGTCACCCATTTCATCAAGTGACCTCATCTTCTGTAAACTAATACAGGAATTCTATCCAAAGCAATGTCTAAAAaccctttttttaaaagtaacagtTTGGTATGTTTATTgtagataaattatttttgaggCCTTCATTTTAGCTAAGTTTAGAATTGATGTTAGGCAACTAAGATTTGAGTGGCTATTCATTGAGTAATTTTCTACTATAAAgaattttattgaacatttatttaaaaatatgtaactcaTTGTCAAAAAATAGGTGATTCATGGTCCCGACACTGAAGTTGTTTAGCGATTTAGTCATCAAGGGCAGCCTCTGTTGTTTCTAATGCCATactaatcaagacagtatggACACTTGTATCTTAATTACCAAGGAATTActagtaattgttttattttatccatgTACTCTtagtatttaataattaaataccTATTCTTAGTGCTTGGCACtccatatttctgttttttggaaaTGAAACAAATATGCAGTCCAAAATTAAGAAACTACTAGAGTGAAATGCTGTTAAGTGGAAACCGGAGATAAATGCTGTTATtttaacaagtaacaagattctTCTCCAAAGAATAATGAGTGATTCTTGGGAAGATAAATTTTAATGTTCCCAATAGTCAAGCTTGTTTTGTAGTAGTGAAAAACTTACACGAGTACGGGTGCCTCATTTGAAACTCAGCCTAGTAAGGAAGTGAAAACTTAGCAGTCAGTGACATGGGGAAATAGCTATAGAAAGTGTCATCTATTTTTTTCGTATTTATAGTTAATCATCTGCATATTTTTGTCTTGTTGATCATTACCTGTAAATGAAAGAccttaataggaaaaaaaaaaaaaaaaaaagagtaaagctcAGTGTGAATGCAAATATCCAGTGATCTTCCTTTGTATTCTGTGATGTTCTTTATAAATGAATGCCTCAGTTCTCTGCTACCCTTTTCACAGCTTTGTACTGTTGCCTTATATTGTTTGTGCTTTTAAAGTGTGTCTATTGGGAAAACAAAATGTGCAGGTGGTTTGTaagtgaataatttttatttctttttgtattaaaattttgctttttttcctactTTGGGAGATGTTTATTTACATTGTCAGACTActcacaaaacagattttaaaatttgtttgctcGTGTGCTTTTCCCTTCAATGTGATATAAGAGATTACTATGAATGTTAGTTTCATTCCATGAAAAATTACTTCCATGTAAAGATAGGTCTCTTAATAGGTGAATCTAGTGGAAGAACATAGGTATCATTCTAATTCCATGATGAATTTTGTCGTGATTCTATGTGAATAATGGGGTCCTTCAGGAAGTTGGAGCTTTTAATTGCAGTGAAGTTCTCTTTATAACTTCTAAATTCAGATTTCTAGATCCTTGCTTTTGCAGAATTTGGTGCTCAGATAATATTTAAGGATATTTCAGCGAGACAAACTGCATGTTTTTATCAAGTACCCTGTGCACCGCATTATATCTGGcaattctttttgtttcattctgtGCATCAATATTTTTCTCAGCTACTATTACCTGAAACTTGTTTAACATGTATTAGACCtagaattttcatttgctttctcaCATAGTTGCTTCCTGGTATCTGATTgagaaataacattaaaatgcCAAATACCTGGGGGATTTAAGGAAGGGTCTATATGAGTAGGTAAATTAGCagtattgtttttgtttagtggATTTTGTTAGtgactttttttgtgttttgctttgggGCCTTTTTATTTTGGTGTCGTAAAAAGTAACATATTTTCATCATTGCTTCATGTGACATGGAGTTAGGACAGGGAAAAATCATTCAACAATTCTTATGCATTAAGAGATCAAATAAACCAGTGTGGGATATTAAGACTATCAATTGGTGGGATTAGgcttgccattttatttttataaatatatattttttctgaatgtGTCTGAGTCCAAGAGTgggcaaaaaataattttctactttGGACTAATCTATAGAGGTTTTTGAAAGTCTGCATTACTAACTTGTTGAATTCATGATATTCTGCCTATGGCACAAATTGTAaacctttgtttttctaaaataaagtaattgaaaacctgtaattgttatttttactGTGTATCCTGGTTGCTTGCAATAAGAATAGCTCTTTGTTCAAAGACAACAGCTACGTCTATGTCTTCCAGAAAgtgtttccttttattaaaattaCAATTATAGAAACATAGAATTCTAGAGATGAGAGAGATCAGATTGCAGTCTCATTCTACTGTATTACAAATAAAGAACCTGAGATTCATAGGTTTGATATAATTTGTATTTGGCAAACCTGatattttttccaaaagcatATCTTACAGTTTATTTTGAGAAGAATTTCAATCCTTAAATCAACTGCCAAATTATCTTTGACACCACACAACCACATTTAAAacctcaagtttttaaaaattttgttttaaatagtatCAGGTATATGAGGGAAAAAAGGCTTTAtacaaatgttaatttaaaaaataatttcatatatatatatatttttttaacaagGACATCTCTTTTAATGAGAGTGACTGGGACAGGAATAACAGCCCAAAACATGGACCCACAAACCTGTGAATTTGCAGACTAGCTGGTTAGGATGCGCCTCTTCTGATATGGGTGGCCAAGCACAGCACGTTCAGCTGTTTATAAATTTCACAGGAGTGTGATGGAGGCTTCTCGTCTCTGTTGAGTGGCTGTATTGCACTGTGTGTGTGGATGCTCCGGTGTCACACTCCCTGGTTCAACTCTGTCATCTACTTGTGTAAAGTTGAGGGAACCACTTAACCATTCTGCTCCCGCGTTGTCTAATTGGAGGATGATGGCACCTATCTCGTTGGATTGTGAAGAGAAATGAGTTGTACATGATGTGTATTTAGAACAGTGACTGGCATACGGTAACAGctaaaatattaactataatGTTTTTTAGATTTAATTGATTTCTCACTTTATTTAGA is a genomic window containing:
- the TMX3 gene encoding protein disulfide-isomerase TMX3 isoform X2, which encodes MFEHMQKRHRVFFVYIGGESPLKEKYIDAASELIVYTYFFSASEEVVPEYVTLKEMPAVLVFKDETYFVYDEYEDGDLSSWINRERFQNYLAMDGFLLYELGDTGKLVALAVIDEKNTSVEHARLKSIIQEVARDYRDLFHRDFQFGHMDGNDYINTLLMDEVTVPTVVVLNTSNQQYFLLDRQIKNVEDMVQFINNILDGTVEAQGGDSILQRLKRIVFDAKSTIVSIFKSSPLMGCFLFGLPLGVISIMCYGIYTADTDGGYIEERYEVSKSENENQEQIEESKEQQEPSSGGSVVPTVQEPKDVLEKKKD